TGTTGAGCCGCAACCTCTGTGTCTACGGGCTGGGTGGGATCATCGCGCCCTTCATCGGCATCAAACTGATCGACCTGCTCATCCAACTCTTCCCGGGAATGTGACATGAACTTCGCCAATCTCATCCGCCGGCACACCGCCGCGCTGCGCGCCCTGCTGGTGCTGACAGTCATTCTGGGCATCGCCTACCCGGTGTTCATCTGGCTGGTGGCGCAACTGCCCGGTCTGCGCGACAAGGCCGATGGTTCCCTGATCGAGGTCGACGGCAAACCGGTGGGCAGCAGCTTGATCGGGCAGCTGTTCACCGACACCGACGGAAACCCGCTGCCGCAGTACTTCCAGTCCCGGCCCTCGGCGGCCGGCGACGGCTACGACCCGCTGTCGACCAGCGCCTCGAACCTGGGGCCGGAGGACATCGTCGACACGGCCGCCCGGACCAGCCTGCTGACCGAGGTGTGCACCCGCAGCCTGGCCGCCGGCGCACTGGACGGCGTCAGCGGCGCCCGCCCGTTCTGCACGAGTGACGGCGTGGGCGCGGTGCTGTCGGTGCTCGGCCCCCGCGACGCCCGCGGCAACGTGAGCGCACCCACCGAAGTCATCAGCGTCAACCAGATCTGCCCATCCACCCCGTTCGTCTCGACCTACCGCGGCGTGCCGGTGCGGTGCAATGACGGCACCGACCACACACCCGGCCAGATCGTCCCGATCCGCGGCGCCGGGGCCGACCCCGCGGTGCCCGCCGACGCCGTCACCGCCAGCGGCAGCGGGCTGGACCCGCACATCTCCCCCGCCTACGCCGCCCTGCAGGTCGATCGGGTCGCGGCGGCCCGCGGGATCAGCCCCGAGCAGGTCCGCACGCTCGTCGATCAGCACACCGACGGGCGCACCCTGGGGTTCATGGGCGAGCCGGGGGTCAACGTGGCGCAGTTGAACCTGGCGCTCGACGATCTCGGCGAGAAGCTTGCGGTTCACCGCGACGATCTAGGTGGATGATGAGCAGGTGACCGACCGACCGAAACGCGGTGAGCTGCGCATCTACCTGGGTGCGGCTCCCGGCGTCGGCAAGACCTTCGCGATGCTCGGCGAAGCGCACCGTCGACTCGAGCGCGGCACCGATCTGGTGGCGGCCGTGGTCGAGACCCACGGCCGCAAGAAGACCGCCGAGCTTCTCGAGGGCATCGAGATCATTGCGCCGCGCTACATCGAATACCGCGGCTCCAAGTTCCCCGAACTCGATGTGGCCGCTGTACTCGAGCGCCGCCCACAGGTGGTGCTCGTCGACGAACTGGCGCACACCAACACCCCGGGCAGCGCGAATCCCAAACGCTGGCAGGACATCGAAGAACTCCTCGAGGCCGGGATCACGGTCGTCACCACCGTCAACGTCCAGCACCTGGAGAGCCTCAACGATGTCGTCGCCCAGATCACCGGCGTCGAGCAGCAGGAGAAGGTGCCCGATGAGGTGGTGCGCGCCGCCGATCAGATAGAACTGGTCGACATCACCCCGGAAGCGTTGCAGCGCAGGCTGTCCCACGGCAACGTTTACACCTCCGAACGGATCGACGCGGCCCTGTCGAACTACTTCCGGCGCGGCAACCTGACCGCACTGCGCGAACTGGCGCTGCTGTGGCTGGCCGATCAGGTCGACGCCGCGCTGGCAAAGTACCGCTCGGACAACAACATCACCGCCACCTGGGAGGCCCGCGAGCGGGTGGTGGTCGCGGTCACCGGGGACAGGGAATCCGAGACGCTGGTGCGCCGTGCCTCCCGCATCGCATCCAAGTCCAGCGCCGAGCTGATGGTCGTGCACGTGGTGCGCGGCGACGGCCTGTCCGGGGTGTCGGCGCCCATGATGGGTGTCATCCGTGACCTGGCCGTCAGCCTGGGCGCCACATTGCACACCGTCGTCGGCGATGACGTACCGGCCGCGCTGCTGGACTTCGCCCGCCAGATGAACGCCACCCAGCTCGTCGTCGGTACCTCGCGGCGGTCACGCTGGGCGCGGATCTTCGAGGAGGGCATCGGCGCCACGGTGGTGCAGAACTCCGGCAGCATCGACGTGCACATGGTCACCCATGGCGGATCCCGCCGGACCACTGCACCCGGCTCACACCGATGGCAGCGCAATGCCCTGTCCTGGACCTCCGCCGTACTGGTCCCCGCCGCACTGACCGCCATGGCCGTCCTGGTGCTCGACCCGTACCTGGGGCTCAGCGGGGAGAGCGCCCTGTTCTTCATCGGCGTACTGGCCGTCGCGCTGCTCGGCGGGGCGGCCCCGGCGGCACTGTCGGCGGTACTGTCCGGGCTGCTGATCAACTACTTCCTGGCCGAACCTCGGCACACCTTCACCATCTCCGAACCCGACAGCGCCATCACCATCGCGGTGCTGCTGGTGGTGGCGGTCGCGGTGGCCGCGCTGGTGGACGGGGCCGCCAAGCGGGCCCGGGAGGCCCGGCGCGCCTCCCAGGAAGCCGAACTGCTGGCCCACTTCGCCGGTTCGGTGCTGCGCGGGGCCGACCCGGTGGCCCTGCTCGAACGGGTCCGGGAGGTGTACTCGCAACGTTCGGTGAGCCTGTTGCGGGAGAGCGCCGAGGGAACCACTGCCGTCGCCTGCGCGGGCAACGATCCGTGCCTGGACCTCGGCGACGCCGACACCGCCGTCGAGGCCGGTGACGACGAGTTCTGGCTGGTGCTGGGCGGACGCAGGCTCTCCGCCCGCGACCGGCGGGTGCTCGGTGCGGTGGCCAAACAGGCCGCCGGCCTGGTCCGCCAGCGCGAGCTGATCGAGGAGGCCGGGCGGGCCGAGGCCATCGCCCGCGCCGACGAACTGCGCCGCTCGCTGCTCTCGGCGGTGAGCCACGATCTGCGCACCCCGCTGGCCGCGGCCAAGGCCGCGGTCTCCAGCCTGCGCAGCGACGACATCGGATTCTCGGCGGAGGACACCGCCGAGCTGCTGGCCACCGTCGAGGAATCGGTGGATCAGCTGACCGCGTTGGTGGGCAACCTGCTGGACTCCTCGAGGTTGGCCGCCGGTGTGGTCAAACCCGCGATGCGCCGGGTCTACGTGGAAGAGGCCGTCGCGCGCGCGCTGATGGGTATCAGCCGGGGCACCAACACCTTCGGCAGTAGCGGAGTGGACAGGGTGAAGGTGGAGGTCGGTGACGCGGTGGCGCTCGCCGATGCCGGTCTCCTGGAACGCGTCCTGGTCAACGTCATCGACAATGCGCTGCGCTACGCCCCCGACAGTGTGGTGCGGGTCAACGCCGGCCAGATCGGGTCACGGGTGCTGATCACCATCGTCGACGAGGGTCCGGGGATCGCCCGCGGCGCCGAGGACCAGCTGTTCGCCGCGTTCCAGCGGCTGGGCGACCAGGACAACTCCACCGGAGTGGGCCTGGGACTGTCGGTGGCCCACGGTTTCGTCGACGCGATGGGCGGCACCATCGCGGCCACCGACACCCCCGGTGGCGGGCTCACCGTGGTGATCGACCTGGCCGCACCGGAGGCGGGCCCGGGCGAGCGAAGCGACGGGGATGGATCACGATGACCCGGGTTCTGGTGATCGACGACGAACCGCAGATCCTGCGGGCGCTGCGGATCAACCTGTCGGTGCGCGGCTATGAGGTGAGCACCGCCGCCACCGGCGCCGATGCCCTGCGGGTGGCCGCCGATCACCGCCCCGATGTCGTCATCCTGGACCTCGGTCTACCCGACATGTCCGGCATCGACGTGTTGGCCGGGCTGCGCGGATGGCTGACCGCCCCGGTGATCGTGCTGTCGGCGCGCACCGACTCCTCGGACAAG
This region of Mycolicibacterium diernhoferi genomic DNA includes:
- a CDS encoding potassium-transporting ATPase subunit C, which translates into the protein MNFANLIRRHTAALRALLVLTVILGIAYPVFIWLVAQLPGLRDKADGSLIEVDGKPVGSSLIGQLFTDTDGNPLPQYFQSRPSAAGDGYDPLSTSASNLGPEDIVDTAARTSLLTEVCTRSLAAGALDGVSGARPFCTSDGVGAVLSVLGPRDARGNVSAPTEVISVNQICPSTPFVSTYRGVPVRCNDGTDHTPGQIVPIRGAGADPAVPADAVTASGSGLDPHISPAYAALQVDRVAAARGISPEQVRTLVDQHTDGRTLGFMGEPGVNVAQLNLALDDLGEKLAVHRDDLGG
- a CDS encoding sensor histidine kinase, giving the protein MTDRPKRGELRIYLGAAPGVGKTFAMLGEAHRRLERGTDLVAAVVETHGRKKTAELLEGIEIIAPRYIEYRGSKFPELDVAAVLERRPQVVLVDELAHTNTPGSANPKRWQDIEELLEAGITVVTTVNVQHLESLNDVVAQITGVEQQEKVPDEVVRAADQIELVDITPEALQRRLSHGNVYTSERIDAALSNYFRRGNLTALRELALLWLADQVDAALAKYRSDNNITATWEARERVVVAVTGDRESETLVRRASRIASKSSAELMVVHVVRGDGLSGVSAPMMGVIRDLAVSLGATLHTVVGDDVPAALLDFARQMNATQLVVGTSRRSRWARIFEEGIGATVVQNSGSIDVHMVTHGGSRRTTAPGSHRWQRNALSWTSAVLVPAALTAMAVLVLDPYLGLSGESALFFIGVLAVALLGGAAPAALSAVLSGLLINYFLAEPRHTFTISEPDSAITIAVLLVVAVAVAALVDGAAKRAREARRASQEAELLAHFAGSVLRGADPVALLERVREVYSQRSVSLLRESAEGTTAVACAGNDPCLDLGDADTAVEAGDDEFWLVLGGRRLSARDRRVLGAVAKQAAGLVRQRELIEEAGRAEAIARADELRRSLLSAVSHDLRTPLAAAKAAVSSLRSDDIGFSAEDTAELLATVEESVDQLTALVGNLLDSSRLAAGVVKPAMRRVYVEEAVARALMGISRGTNTFGSSGVDRVKVEVGDAVALADAGLLERVLVNVIDNALRYAPDSVVRVNAGQIGSRVLITIVDEGPGIARGAEDQLFAAFQRLGDQDNSTGVGLGLSVAHGFVDAMGGTIAATDTPGGGLTVVIDLAAPEAGPGERSDGDGSR